Proteins co-encoded in one Nitrospirae bacterium YQR-1 genomic window:
- a CDS encoding ferredoxin, which translates to MKNPVVDQDLCTGCETCVSLCPDVFEMQGDKAVASNPGKCDSCDCQEAMDTCPVEAIKWE; encoded by the coding sequence ATGAAAAATCCTGTTGTTGACCAGGACCTTTGTACAGGTTGCGAAACGTGTGTTTCTTTATGTCCGGATGTGTTTGAAATGCAGGGAGATAAGGCTGTTGCCTCTAACCCTGGGAAGTGCGATTCCTGCGATTGTCAGGAAGCTATGGACACCTGTCCGGTTGAAGCCATTAAATGGGAGTAA
- a CDS encoding chemotaxis protein CheX, which translates to MNVDFVNPFLDALVNVLTTMAGVEVTYGAPCIKANNLAMGDVTGIIRLAGERTSGSIAITFTEQAILHIASKMLGEEMKEMNDEISDMVGEITNMVSGGGRKVLAEDGYKFNMATPTTIVGKNHTITHKSKGKIVLVPFETTAGPFFVEICFDDENNKPIKPMSVKSREYYKR; encoded by the coding sequence GTGAACGTAGATTTTGTAAATCCATTTTTAGATGCCCTTGTAAATGTCTTAACCACTATGGCTGGGGTTGAGGTCACATATGGTGCACCGTGTATTAAAGCCAACAATTTAGCCATGGGAGATGTAACCGGCATAATAAGACTTGCCGGTGAGAGAACATCAGGCTCAATAGCCATTACCTTTACAGAGCAGGCGATTTTACATATTGCATCAAAGATGCTTGGTGAGGAGATGAAAGAAATGAATGATGAGATATCAGATATGGTTGGTGAAATTACCAATATGGTCTCAGGCGGGGGACGTAAAGTTTTAGCCGAGGACGGCTACAAGTTTAATATGGCAACACCGACAACGATAGTAGGAAAAAATCATACGATAACTCATAAATCAAAAGGCAAAATAGTGCTGGTTCCTTTTGAGACTACCGCCGGTCCTTTTTTTGTGGAAATTTGTTTTGATGATGAGAACAATAAACCAATAAAACCAATGAGTGTAAAAAGCAGAGAGTATTACAAGCGATAG